In the Juglans microcarpa x Juglans regia isolate MS1-56 chromosome 6D, Jm3101_v1.0, whole genome shotgun sequence genome, one interval contains:
- the LOC121236229 gene encoding F-box protein At5g49610 gives MVEIGGMLMRNRNVSWFDVESTEDILANILSRVPVNSLLVFKSVSKLWYRLIHSPNFIKLQLSQTPKSPTYIIYPYMDEVMNLYLMKSNGEITEMITLRDCENISSQSLICSYSGLICCINYPLIPNSKMDEVDLTDFEIRICNPTTREIFFLPKGSPSETEISIGVVFCPITTEYKVFRFFHSKHESQDIHLECEIYSSCTGSWRGIGVVQHHPMGFRHCPLGSNHVFVNGKVYWFVALEEDQYTPGSILSIDIEENLRTINLPEEVTEHSFLVDLEGCLSLVAVHDGDEVVNIWVLDDSNQPNWEIKCSVDTAFSSMECVDFVTARKNEVFFITTEHYLIYNVDYGTWTELDLADTFERNSPVAFPYTESLLPCCGLLGSEQESDD, from the exons ATGGTTGAAATTGGCGGCATGCTTATGCGAAATAGGAATGTTAGTTGGTTTGATGTGGAATCTACAGAAGATATCCTTGCCAATATTCTCTCAAGGGTTCCTGTGAACTCCCTTCTAGTTTTCAAGTCTGTTTCTAAACTCTGGTATAGATTGATACACAGTCCAAATTTCATCAAGTTGCAGTTGAGCCAGACCCCAAAAAGCCCCACTTACATAATCTATCCGTACATGGATGAGGTAATGAATTTGTATCTGATGAAGAGCAATGGGGAAATCACTGAAATGATTACTCTTCGTGATTgtgaaaatatttcttctcaGAGCCTGATATGCTCTTATAGCGGATTAATCTGTTGTATCAATTATCCCTTGATTCCAAACTCAAAGATGGATGAAGTGGATTTGACAGACTTTGAAATCCGTATCTGCAATCCCACTACTCGAGAAATCTTTTTCCTTCCAAAGGGTAGTCCATCTGAAACAGAAATATCTATTGGAGTTGTTTTTTGCCCCATAACCACTGAGTATAAAGTATTTCGATTTTTCCATTCCAAACATGAGTCCCAAGATATCCATCTTGAGTGTGAGATATATTCATCATGTACTGGATCCTGGAGAGGCATAGGTGTTGTCCAGCACCATCCCATGGGTTTCCGGCACTGCCCCTTGGGTTCAAATCATGTATTTGTTAATGGAAAAGTGTACTGGTTTGTTGCTTTAGAAGAAGATCAATACACCCCTGGTTCCATTCTTTCAATTGATATCGAGGAAAATCTTAGAACCATCAATCTTCCAGAGGAAGTCACCGAGCACTCATTCTTAGTTGATCTTGAAGGTTGCTTATCTCTAGTTGCTGTACATGATGGGGATGAAGTTGTTAATATATGGGTTCTGGATGATTCTAATCAGCCTAATTGGGAAATAAAATGTAGTGTTGATACTGCCTTCTCAAGTATGGAATGTGTTGACTTTGTAACTGCACGAAAGAACGAAGTTTTTTTCATAACCACGGAGCATTATCTAATCTATAATGTCGACTATGGGACTTGGACGGAACTTGATTTAGCAGATACTTTTGAAAGGAATTCTCCTGTTGCTTTTCCTTATACTGAATCACTCCTCCCAT GTTGTGGACTCCTGGGTTCTGAACAAGAGAGTGacgattaa